CTCCAAGAAGCCCAATGCCCCCATCTTTATCAAGGCCTTTGGTGTACCGAATCCCAATTATCTGTTCTCTCATTAGACCACAAGCTCTTCTGGGGTGGGATCACTGActcgatcttttttttttccttttatttccagaACCAAGTACATACAGGTTGCTGGGTGGTGAGGTGGGAGATGGTGTGCAGAACCATTGGCACTTACTTGCTTAGTTAATAGAGTGCCAACCATTTTGAAAACTCAACGTGTAAAATTTGTAACTGTAGGAAGTTGCTGCTGCCTGAACAGTGTGATCATTACATATAATTCAATGTGTATCTTTCCTTCATCCCTTTTTTCTCCAAAGACTAGCTTGCTGTACATTCCGTTAAATGCAGGTATATGAGTGTTCATCTGAtaaccaagttttaaaaattctgtatgaCTTTACAGATTTAAATTGCCAACACTAGATATACAGTAGTATGGTGTATATAGACTATGGGACTGTCATGGTATCAAGACCTTTCATCTCTGAATCATTGTGTTGttttggaaaacttttattttccttaggaAAGTTCTTAAACTATGAGAGTCAAAACTAAAGTGTCAAAAACATGAAATACGTGCTCATCTTCCTgatctaatattttaatttttaaagacagtCCTTGTTCCTGAGATTCTTTATGTCATTACAGATAAGTAAGCCATTCCTCCTCAGCCGTGTCTGTCAAGCCGCACTGCCAGCCCTGTTACTAGGAGAGTAACTTACTGGTAATTGGACTACATCAGCAGCCTGATTTGTACTGCAAAGGTAGAAATCATTATGCTGCTTCATGCCCAATGACCACTTACTGAAAGCAGACTGAAAGGGTGTGAAGACCTGGTTTTCAGAATGTCAATGAAAGTCCTTCCCTACAAGTCTGATTTACCTTCGActacattttccttctttatccTAATGCTTGCTAATGCTCTTTTCTTGGGGGTGACTCTTAACAGGGCAGCCATCTGTTAATCACATGCCAGCACATAGTATAGATAAAGAATTTCCTGTGAGCTGCCTTATAATGTTTACTCTCAGATGCCATTATATgtcttgttttcccttttctgtctATGTTTTTATCTAGGAACTCTGGGGGCACATTTGCAAGACTGGGAAAGAACAATAAAGGTTAAGAACAACTGAGGAATTACGTACAAATAACAACAGCAGACAACTAAATTGTTTTAGTCAGTGACGATTTAAAAGGAACTCAAGTGTACAGTTGAGATCTTTGAcaaattgtaaataatttttcatgattatttcaaaatagctTGGTAAGGAAGTCTTAAAAGCAGGCCTTACtggcaaagaaaagcaaaaaatagcaaGTAATAAAAGGATTATGATGATATTTTAGACTTAAACTACCCTTTCAGTACATTTGCAATTCTGGATAAAGTTCTGTAAAGCAGTTCAAAAATACTCTGTTTAGTGTCTCGAATAACATCGCTCAGatggaatataaaatactttGTGGTCCCTTCAGCATCAAGATGCCTCAAACTTTGGTTGTTTCTGGAGTTAATTCTTTACAGCACCTGGTATATGAAGTGATTTCACACCATGCCCAAGATGCGGGCCACCCACCAGCTACATGGCATGACAACTCTACAGGCTGAACGGCAACCCTGGTAATTATAAGGCCATGGATAATAGCCCCCCAGTGGTTCACAGATCTTCTGGCAGTGGGTGTAGCTCCGCCTGCATTCTATACAGCAGATTCCTTCATGATCCAATCTAGGGTCGAATGTCATGccttctccttcctgctgctgtgaaataaaagagaattatttGTGTTTCCTTCATAATGAGAAGTTTATAGCATCCacgttattttaaaataaggtccTGAATGTCTCACTGCTACCAGAAATCAGCATTATTTTTTGTAAGGAGTTTTCAATCTTTAAACCTTATAATTCAGAAATCCTTCTAACATCAAGGAACTTCCGTCCTACCTAATCTGTCACTGGCAGGAaggtttagttttttttgtttttttaatgttatggTGAAGTTTCTCCATGCCTTAAGTGAGCCATGGTTACCACTCACTAGTGACtcaatttgttttaaataggAAAACAGGGAGCGTGATTCAAAAGTAGCATTTCTGCCACTGCTGAGGCACCCTGGTGCCTTCTTGTAGTAATGGCTTCCAGGGCTCTGGGGAGCACATTTTGAAACTCATTGATCCAGGCTAACACCAGATTGCTATTCCACTTGCACTGGCTGAGAACACTGCCAAGTCATTTAGCTTCTGCCTTCATGTCAACATAAGGGTCTGTAACACTCAGAAAAAGGCACCATACAGTGTGTAAAGATTCAAGACCTTAAACTTTATCTTCTAGTTTCTATGTGCCATCATTATAGTTACATAAATACAAACTCGTATCGAAGTAAAAGTCACCTACAGAACCCTATTTTCACTGCTGGAGAGATCACAGAACTGAAAGAAACGTGCCCCTGCCAAGTTATGTAATACCTGGTTTTCCTTTTCATGGATTTCTAGGGGTAAAGAGTCCATATCCTCTTTACTATGGCATTGAATTACGCTGGCAAAAAGCCCTTATCATTCACGTAACTTCTTTGTTCAATTTAAGCCTCTTTCCTGGAAGAACAACTTGGGGAGATGCAGCACCAACATGGGTTAGGCTTGAGCTAAGTGAACTTAAGCAACCTTTCtggcatactttttaaaaagtctttattcaactttttttgctgtgtgtgtgtgagggggtgcTTTCTATTATGAGAAATTTCCAACGTATTGGAAAGTGGAGAGTGCACCGAACATCTAGATTTGACAATTGCCAACCTTTtgtcaaatttgattttttttaagtattttaaattctgaagTAAATTTAAAGAGACTTGAGGGCATTGTGACATTTCACCCATAAATACATTAGAATGTCTCTCCAAAATAAGATGGTGTTTTCCTGCACCACACTGCCATTATCACACCTCACAAAACTAACAATTCATTAACACCATCTGACACAGCCTATGTTCAGATTTTGTCGTCAAAGTTTTTGTCTTACTCTCTTAacaccatttaaagaaaaattctttagACTCTCCCCTTTAGAATGTTCCCTttagacattttttcccccttatctTGAAATAGGTTCGTCTGGGacagcaaaatttaaaactgccTCATTAATTAATTGTCGCTGACTCTTCCAGGGCAGGAGTAGTCAAAAAGCCTGTTGGTTGAGGCATTTCCTCACCTGAGGGTTCAACAAAAGTTTGTTAGGATTAAAAAGTTGGCAGAAATCTCAGGTTCTTACCCTGAGATATTTCCTTAAAGGGATATGTGAAGGACTGAGATCACGGGGAAGGTGTTCCTGCTTAAAGCTCAACACGTAAGAAAGGAAACTGTTACCAGTGGAAGTTTTTCAAGAATATGGATCACTTAAGCCTGAAAGCAGGGCAAAGTCACATCCTGCCCTTCTGTGGAGGGGCTGATGCCCTCATCCCTAGAACCAGATGCAGCTAGGCCAGCTACCTGGAGCATAAACTATATTAAGTTTTCTGTTTgcctattcagtttttttttttttttggtctgcattgggtcttcgttgctacgcgcgggctttctctagttggggcgggcgggggccccttttcgttgtggtgcgcgggcttctcattgcagtggcttctcttgttgcggagcatgggctctaggcgcacgggcctcagtagttgcagcacgcgggctcagtagttgtggcttgagggctctagagcgcaggctcagtagctgtggcgcacgggcttaattgctgcacggcctgtgggatcttcccggaccagggatggattacctgtgtcccctacattggcagcgggattcttaaccactgcgccaccagtgaagtcccagattttatttctttattattctttgagCTTTAGGGAATGAAGTACTGTGGTGTCCTGAATTTTCTGGAAAGCCTTgggttacttaaaaaaaatacttttttgctctaaatctttctaaaatatattagtCTAAAATggtaaactagaaaatatatttgcaacacATGAAACgaggaaagaaaatgtacaaatggcTTCTCtgtgtatgaaaagatgctcaatcttACACATAATTAAAGACTGGCAAGATAAAGACAACCAGGAGATACAGTTTTACAcccaagactttttaaaagtttgataataAATTAGGCCTTTCATTACCATTTGAAGACATGTAGCTGCTGTAATTCCCCGGAAGACAATTTAGTGTcctccattaaaatataaaattctttgaCCCAGCAGACCCATGTGTCAGTATTTGTGCTAAAGTTATACTCCTACAGTGTACAAGAGGTACAGACTAATAGCTAACATGGAATAAGGTAGTGCTTACTATGcgcccagcactgtgctaagagcttcaCCTGCATTACCTCATTTACTCCTTCCCATACCCTATGAAGCATGTACAAGGTGTATCTTATTAACAGTATTtgagagggacttctctggtggcgcattggttaagaatccacctgccaatgcaggggacacgggttcgagccctggtccgggaagatcccacatgccgcggagcaactaggcccgtgagccacaactactgagcccgcatgccacagctactgaagcccgcacgcctagagcccatgctccactacaagagaagccaccgcagtgagaagcccatgcaccacaacaaagagtagcccccactcgccacaactagagaaagcccccatgcagcaatgaagacccaacgcagccaaataaataaataaataaaataaaaagttaaaaaaaaaactggtattCGAGGAAAATAATTTACAGGTCCACCAAAGCAGAACTAGTTCAATTTCTGTACATTTATCCACACGATGGAATATAATGGtgccattaaaatgaatgaggtGGATCCATATAGGAGAtacaaaaaaatttccaaaatactgTATCGTAACTGAAAAGACAGCAAAGTGGAAGTTGTGTATGCTCTTTTgtgttaaaaatgtgtgtgtctgtgtgtgtgtgtacacttatACAAAGGAACTGGGCAAATAGCCATTGTTAACAGGTTGCTCAGGGGAGGGTGTCTGTGGTAGAAGGGAAACTCACTTTtcattgtatacatttttatactgttttaaaaaaaatacatgcatgtattattttttcaattaaaacacTAGTTACACATAAGtacctatttttctattttcactccCTGCAAAGTATAGTAATGGTAAAACTACATTTCACTGAAGATTTGAGAAGTTTTTAGCATGTTGGTATCATCCTTACAAACACCAGTTCTCGAGGTTTCTGTCTAAAGTGTTTGATCCCCGTATGTGAGTCTGTCTCCCGAATGGACTGAGCGCCCTCAAGGGCAGAAGTTACTCCTGTCTGTGTGCACAGGGCCTGGAAAAGAGCAGGTCCTCAACCAATgtctgttgaatggatgaataaagtgGATGTAAAGGGGGATAGAGAATACTTTCATCCTGTGTGTTGCCTGCAGGGCACActcttggaaataattttatataatcaaaTTCCTGATATGAATTTGTCTTTATAAATTCGCCTGTGACTCAAAAAAGGAGAGCACAGAAAACAACTTTGAACAAGGAGTACAACCAATCAGGATTTTACACTACAGAAGCAATGCTGACGTGTTGTTACCCTCATTTATAAACCCTGCAACAAACAaattaagatgtatttttttaaataattgagtaGAAGTCTCAGTTGAATACTAGATGCTTATTTGAAATCTCAAGCAGAAATATCACCGCTTCAGTGCTGGGTTTAGTGCAGTCATCTGAACCCGTCATACAAACGCCAGTACACACGTGGTAAGGGTTGTCCGGATTGAAGGGCTCTGAATCCTCTTGAACACTGGGTCTGGTTTCGTTATTTGGTCTTCCAGGCCCTGGGTTGCCCCGTGGACCACTGCGTAATCTTCTTGTGGTCATCGTTGTAACAATTTTTCTTAccaattctcttctttctctctggatttctgccaaaaaaaacccaacttgcTGTAAGTTAATTCCTTTATTTGAATAATTAAGGAAATTCTGTGTTTATCAGGGTGAAAAACATAAGAAAAGGATATTAAGACACATACGACCAGATCCtatctaaatttttattaatgatttttgcAAGAATAAAGCATGTTTCACAGTCTTGGGTTAGTAGTTAAACATCAGATAATCAGAATTTGGTTTATAATACTAACTGAGGCAGGTGTTGTAAGATAACTGACAAAATCCATTCTCAGTTCCCTTTTTCTTTGCCTGCCTCTACTTAGGGGCTGAGAAAGTAAAATAGCACTTATTTCCCTAGCCTCCCTTGCAATTAGGAATGGCCAGATGACACATAAGCAGAATATGCTAGTGCAGTTTCTGGGAAAGCTTTTGCTTTCTTGGTAAAAGGGGACAGATACAGCTTCCTCCATCTCGTCCGCCTTCCTTGAATGTAGATGTGACATCTGGGTTATGTGACCAGAAGTGATAGGCACAAGGATGACAAGCCAGCATGCCTCAGATAGCAGATGGTAAGCTAGAAAGAGAGTTGACGATAGTGCCAAAAACCTACCTCCAGACTTCTGGCTGTATGAAAAAAGTCAACCCGTATTTGTTGAAACCACTGTTGGTCTGctattctgttacttgcagccctACACATTCCTCATGAatttactatatatgtataaagcTTTACAGTTTTCAGGGGATTTACTATTATCTTggttgattcttttaaaaatcatttgggaTAGAATAAGCAGATACTTTTATACAAAAGGGCAACAAGGCTCAGAAAGACCAAGTGACTTGGCCGAGATCACAGAAGGGGTGGCAGAGAAGAGGGTCGAACGTGAACTTCTCTGGCTTCCAGCCCACTGCCCTCATTCTCCACAATGCCTCATGGGTCCTGCAGCAGGACTGATGGCTGCCGAGTAACAAGAATGGAGAGAGGACCACACAGGGTGGCTTTGgcatctctctgagtctcagtttcttcttcagtaaaatggggataataatagtatctaattCAGAGGATAGTAATAGAGTTCATGAGAATTTGTTTCTAAGGGTTTTAGCATAGTGTTTGGCATATAATAAGCCCTCAAACGttaggtgatgatgatgatatgatgCTACGTTATCTGTGAGGGCATGCATGTGCGTCCAGCCGTGGATAGCTTCCACGGATATAGCTTCTTGGTTtctgaggcagggctggagagGCATCAGGGAAACCTGGATTCAAACCTCaacttcactccttttttttttttttaattaaaaaaaaattttttttttagcaactcCACTTGTTTCAACTAACAATGACCTCAGGAGAGTGATTCaatctctgaaccttagtttattcatctataaaatgggaatattactAGTTAGCTGGACAGTTGttggcaaagattaaatgaggacAAGATGTAAAGCTCTAGCacagtacagtgcctggtacacagcccGAGCTCACCAGACCTCagctcccaccccccgccccactttCCTCTGACCTTGTACAGTGTCATTCCCAGGGTATCTGATGATACAGCTACATGACATGACCTGCCAGCGTAAAGATCCAAGGGCAGGGGTTGCTGGACCCTGGAGCTGGGAGGCTTTTATTAGAATTAGGTGGCGGGGAGCCAGGCATCCTCCGGGAGGgtttcattttgttgactttATTGTAAAATATGACTGCATTTatgagactggaaaaaaaattccctcaCTTTTAATGTCTATGATATTCCATCCTATGACTACACCAACACTTATTTAATCCTTTTCAAATCTGGGGGCATTTAGGTGGTTTCTACTTTTCTGGTGTTGTATGTAATATGTGTAATTCTTGGATGGATGGTGTGATGACTGAATACTTAAGATGTGTAATTAATACTTAATGATACATAATTGAATACTTAAGATGTGCtcatgggatttccctggcagtccaagtagttaagaccctgtgctcccaatgcagggggcacaggtttgatccctggttggggaactaagatcctgcatgctgcacggtgtggcaaaaaaaaaaaaatttggtcatGCTGTTAGCTGTGAGGGACCAAGTCACATCTTGGATGTAGGAAAcaagctccctcccagagggtgAAGGTTCTCATTTTATCAGTCATCCCAGCACTGCCAAGAGCACTatcttcccacccccacccccaaacctctTGCCCTGCTCTTTTTCCATAGCACCTTGGATCATACCATGcgattttcttattttagtttagtGTTTATGTACTGTCTCCCTTTAGCTACAACGTAAAACTCCTGGGGGGCATGGATTCTTGTCTCTTCTGTTCATCAGAGCATTCCAGGTGCCTAGAACAAGTAAATGGCACATAATAAACgtgtcaataaatgtttgttgaatgaatgaatgaatacatgaatgaactTTATGGGTAAGAAGCATGTCCTCAAACAGAAAGTGATCAGAGAGAGGTCCACATGTAGCAGAGTTGGAGACTTTTGTCCTTGACTGGAAAAGGTGACAAGGTATTGGAGAAGGAGTTCCTGGGTGGTGGAAGGCAAGAAGGCCCATTCCACGTGGAGGCAAGTGGGGAACTGAGAGCCAGAACTTGTAAACGGCCAGAGAATTGAGTTGCGACCACCCGCTGGGGCAAGACCTAGGATGGCAAAAGCGATGGTCCATTTGGCAGCCCCTCGGGTTGTGGCAGACACCGCTCAGAGGATTCCTTCTCACTGAGCCTGCGTGTAGCCTTGGAATTCTCAACCCACTCTTCCAGTCAGCCACTGCCAGCAGCTTATAAATTGCATCCTATTTGCTTTGCCTGGGCTAAAAAGTAACCGTCTTATCCAAGCTTTGGAACTGAATAAGACTTGTGAACTGTAGGAATAAGTTGGCCATGGCAGAATCAGAAgcctggagtgtgtgtgtgtgtgtgtgtgtgttttaaatttttggccgcattgtgcgcggcatgtgggatctcagttccccgaccagggatccaacccacgctccctgcattggaagcgcagagtcttaagcactggacggccagggaagtccctgttttttccaattgtggtaaaatatataaaaacttaccattctaaccatttttaagtgtacagttaagtggcattaagtacagtcACATGGCTCTGCTAACATCATCACCATCTATCTCCCgaacatttttcatcttgcaaaactgaaacctgCACCCGTTAAATAGTAACTGCTCGTTCCCCTCTCCTAAGTCTGGTGGTTTTgattcctgtgttttctttatttccacgCTGCTCTCTCCTTGCATTCAACATAATCTTTCTGAGAACATAGCCTATCTAGGCTGTGCTAGGAGAGGGGTCTTTTCCCCCCGCTTGAGCCAGAGCTACAAAGTAGGACTTTGGGAGGCCAGTGGGGTGACTGGGATGGAAATCAAGAGAGCAGCCCTGGAGACAGACAAAATCCGGGGAAAGAGCCTGGCCTGCAGAGCTCTTCAGCTGCCCTTCTCCACCTGGAAACAGCCCACAGGGTGCTCCAACCTAGCTCTGAACCCCAGGGGCCCTTCATTTATTTTCCCTGGACTTGGAAGTGGACCCTCGAGCCTTGAACTTAAGGAATCTCAGCCTATACCCACAGCTGCTTTTGGCTGCCCCATAATTCAAGGTTTGACCATAATAAGGATTCGGCCGTATAACAGCTTCTTAAACCCCTGATTCTCTGctttaggaataaaaaaatgtaaaattgcaaAGTGCAAACAGCAGAGATTAGGGGCAGAGCGGAAGCAGTGGGAGTGTCATAAATAAAATCCGCAGGTAAGGCAGAGGTGTTCTGGGCCCACCTGCTTCCTGTTACCCCGCTGCTCTGGCCCTGCCCTGTGACATTCACGGctgtcctttcccttccctttgatCTCTCATGCCAATTACTGTGACACTGCGATGTGCACCTGGATTCATCTTCCTTGTCACATGCTTGGGCCTGTGCAGGGGCTCACAGGAACCTCACCAGGGCAGGGAGAATTCCAAGCAGggtcaaaagaatttaaaatgttaccTTTTGGATAGGTTGGTTTAAGCCAGAAAATAGGAAGGTCGCCACAGAGTTCTAAGATTTTAGAACTCAAGAAGCTGTTGTCCTTCACGGGCTGGTCTACAGCCACCCAGATGAgagaattttcttcatatttaacaGGCATGATCTTGCCTTCCTGTAagtaagtgaaaatgaaatgcaCTGAACAAAGAGGACAGTGGAACATGCTGCATATTAAGATTCATGTGTTGGTAAAAGATTATCTCGCCCTATAAAAACTtaatgagtttgggattagcagatgcaaactagtatatataggatggataaacaacagggtcctactgtatagcacagggagctatattcaatatactgtgataaaccataatggaaaagaatatgaaaaagaatatatatctgtaCAActaactcactttgctgtacagcagaagttaacaaaacattgtaaatcaactatacttcaataaaatttaaaagaaaacttaatgAGAATTCTCTGTATATGTGTGCGCATTTGCGTTTGCacgcgtgcgtgcacacacacacacacacacacacactctgaagTTCTAATCTCTTCTCTCTGTAGCTCTTTTCACAATATTCCACACCCCTCATGCCATCCTGCCTTTGGATAACTCGAATGTGTGAATATGAGCGTCCTGAGTGGAAGTGAAAATTACTTGATGTCAACTTTGAGATTTAGGTTAATCTGATGTTTTTGATCAAAgatgttttaaaggaaaagcaaCTGAACAGACTCTGGAATCTGATAAAGGATAGAGGAGCCCTTCGTGTGAAGTGAAAGTCCTTTGGGGGCTTGTTCTGCCACTTccaaaccacaatggaaaaagCCAGCAATTGGTTCTTTAACGTCTTCAGTTCAAAGTAGTATTTAACATAAACCATTTCTACATTTCCCAGCTGTGACAAAACATATTTCAGATGTTCTTTGCATCAAGCACACCACTGAGATTTCAAAGCTAAATGCTGAGTTTTCTTCTACAGCGAGATGCTGAGAATAGTTTGATAACCCAGGAGACAAATTTATATTGCCAGGTTGctcctttcatgtatttattagtTTGCAATAGgttggagaaattaaaatgttttcttattttttagctAAAAGCAGTACTTCATTTATGCTTTCTCCCTCAGGCTTCTGGAGGCATTAAAACAAGTTAAAGTTATTGGAGGTAGCTAACACTCAGGTAATACAGTTATTTACCTAAATTAAATGGCTCCATCCAGGAGATGAATGTTCTTTGGGTATaggagtttttaaaagttatacaaaactgggcttccctggtggtgcagtggttaagaatccgcctgccaatgcaggggacacgggttcgagccctggtctaggaagatcccacatgccgcggagcagctaagcccgtgc
This portion of the Balaenoptera musculus isolate JJ_BM4_2016_0621 chromosome 18, mBalMus1.pri.v3, whole genome shotgun sequence genome encodes:
- the CNMD gene encoding leukocyte cell-derived chemotaxin 1 isoform X2, whose amino-acid sequence is MTENSDKVPIALVGPDEVEFCSPPAYATVTVKPTSPARLLQVGAVVLISGAALLLFGAIGAFYFWKGSDNHIYNVHYTMSINGKLQDGSMEIDAGNNLETFKMGSGAEEAIEVNDFQNGITGIRFAGGEKCYIKAQVKARVPEVGTMTKQSISSELEGKIMPVKYEENSLIWVAVDQPVKDNSFLSSKILELCGDLPIFWLKPTYPKEIQRERRELVRKIVTTMTTRRLRSGPRGNPGPGRPNNETRPSVQEDSEPFNPDNPYHQEGEGMTFDPRLDHEGICCIECRRSYTHCQKICEPLGGYYPWPYNYQGCRSACRVVMPCSWWVARILGMV
- the CNMD gene encoding leukocyte cell-derived chemotaxin 1 isoform X1, with amino-acid sequence MTENSDKVPIALVGPDEVEFCSPPAYATVTVKPTSPARLLQVGAVVLISGAALLLFGAIGAFYFWKGSDNHIYNVHYTMSINGKLQDGSMEIDAGNNLETFKMGSGAEEAIEVNDFQNGITGIRFAGGEKCYIKAQVKARVPEVGTMTKQSISSELEGKIMPVKYEENSLIWVAVDQPVKDNSFLSSKILELCGDLPIFWLKPTYPKEIQRERRELVRKIVTTMTTRRLRSGPRGNPGPGRPNNETRPSVQEDSEPFNPDNPYHQQEGEGMTFDPRLDHEGICCIECRRSYTHCQKICEPLGGYYPWPYNYQGCRSACRVVMPCSWWVARILGMV